Proteins encoded within one genomic window of uncultured Sphingopyxis sp.:
- a CDS encoding Ppx/GppA family phosphatase, translated as MNFLRTSGQKVSRSAVIDIGSNSVRIVVYEGPARAPAVIFNEKVAAGLGRGLAIDGRIAAEDATRGLVALRRYALLAKHMDVKAVQCVATAAVRDAANGPDFIAAAAEAGLDIRLLSGEEEAEAAGHGVLSAIPDARGIAVDLGGGSLELAEVSDGRVGRCASFPLGVLRLPALRKDGEQAFERAIRKMLRAAGWPGEGLSGLPLYLVGGSWRALSRLDLELTKDPLAVLDQHTLPRSALRRLIRATKRLSFEEMRAIPGMASNRAAALPDAAALLAALVNILDVPEMTVSSSGLREGLLYQALDAETRAQDPLIVAAEFEGRRLARFAPHGRAIAEWIAPLFTDEGPADSRVRLAASLLSDVAWSANPDFRAERGTEIGLHGNWRSIDIPGRILLARALYAGFGGADAEFPAMGRLVSTERLARARQWGLAIRLAQRLTGGVEAPLKASGIALVEGRLRLSLAAGWHHLAGESVERRLRVLAQALDAKPELVLL; from the coding sequence TTGAATTTCCTGCGCACTTCCGGACAAAAGGTCAGCCGGTCCGCCGTCATCGACATCGGCTCCAACTCGGTTCGCATCGTCGTTTATGAAGGGCCAGCCCGCGCCCCCGCGGTGATCTTCAACGAAAAGGTCGCCGCCGGGCTCGGCCGCGGCCTCGCGATCGACGGCCGCATCGCCGCCGAGGATGCGACACGCGGCCTCGTCGCGCTCCGCCGCTACGCGCTGCTCGCGAAGCATATGGACGTGAAGGCGGTCCAGTGCGTCGCCACCGCCGCCGTCCGCGACGCGGCGAACGGTCCCGACTTCATCGCCGCGGCGGCCGAAGCCGGGCTCGACATCCGGCTGCTCTCGGGCGAGGAAGAGGCCGAGGCGGCCGGGCACGGCGTGCTTTCGGCGATTCCCGACGCGCGCGGCATCGCGGTCGACCTGGGCGGCGGCAGCCTCGAACTGGCCGAGGTTTCGGACGGCCGGGTCGGCCGCTGCGCCTCCTTTCCGCTCGGCGTGCTCCGGCTGCCCGCGCTGCGCAAGGATGGCGAACAGGCATTCGAGCGCGCGATCCGCAAAATGCTCCGCGCCGCCGGCTGGCCGGGCGAGGGACTCAGCGGTCTGCCGCTCTATCTCGTCGGCGGCTCGTGGCGCGCGCTCTCGCGCCTTGACCTCGAACTCACCAAGGATCCGCTCGCGGTCCTTGATCAGCACACGCTGCCGCGCAGCGCGCTCCGCCGCTTGATCCGCGCGACCAAAAGGCTGAGCTTCGAGGAAATGCGCGCGATCCCCGGCATGGCGTCGAACCGCGCGGCGGCCTTGCCCGACGCGGCGGCGCTGCTCGCGGCGCTCGTCAACATCCTCGATGTTCCCGAAATGACGGTATCGTCTTCGGGCCTGCGCGAAGGATTGCTCTATCAGGCGCTCGATGCCGAGACGCGCGCGCAGGATCCGCTGATCGTCGCCGCCGAGTTCGAGGGCCGCCGCCTCGCGCGCTTCGCGCCGCACGGCCGCGCGATCGCCGAGTGGATCGCGCCGCTCTTCACCGACGAGGGGCCGGCTGACAGCCGCGTGCGCCTCGCGGCGAGCCTGCTCAGCGACGTCGCCTGGTCGGCGAACCCCGATTTCCGCGCCGAGCGCGGCACCGAGATCGGCCTCCACGGCAATTGGCGCAGCATCGACATTCCGGGGCGCATCCTGCTCGCGCGCGCGCTTTACGCGGGCTTCGGCGGCGCCGACGCCGAATTTCCCGCGATGGGCAGGCTCGTTTCTACCGAAAGACTGGCGCGCGCGCGACAATGGGGTCTCGCGATCCGTCTCGCGCAGCGGCTGACCGGCGGCGTCGAGGCGCCGCTCAAGGCGAGTGGAATCGCACTCGTCGAGGGCAGGCTGCGGCTGAGCCTCGCGGCGGGCTGGCATCATCTGGCGGGCGAGTCGGTCGAACGCCGCCTGCGCGTCCTCGCGCAGGCGCTTGATGCCAAGCCTGAGCTGGTGCTGCTATAA
- the rnd gene encoding ribonuclease D: MQVHPLIETNAALAEFCDLIGNSDFIAVDTEFMRENTFWPELCLIQVADRDHAAAIDPMAPGIDLKPLLDLLVGNEDMLKVFHAGGQDVEIIFNLTGKTPHPIFDTQIGQMALGQAEQVGYSNLVEAWIGVQLDKGARFTDWSRRPLDKRQIDYAIGDVTHLAKIFPMMLDKLIKTGRGHWLDEEMEKLADPANYSVDPDKAWQRIKIPTRKLDVLGRLQALAAWREREARSKNLPRGRIVKDETLADLAAHPPKDQDGLGRVRGLSATWRTNDIGGRLMDAIANAKPMSKDDLPDRAPRGPGLGKEGTLVADLLKLLLKIRARELNVAARLIARSDDLEALAAGARQGIQMMEGWRYDVFGHAALDLVEGRMGFAVKNGKLVMSEIDAAVAAEV, from the coding sequence ATGCAAGTCCATCCGTTGATCGAAACCAACGCCGCGCTCGCCGAATTCTGCGACCTGATCGGGAACAGCGATTTCATCGCGGTCGATACCGAATTCATGCGCGAGAACACCTTCTGGCCCGAGCTTTGCCTGATCCAGGTGGCCGACCGCGACCATGCCGCCGCGATCGATCCGATGGCGCCGGGCATCGACCTGAAGCCGCTGCTCGACCTGCTCGTCGGCAATGAGGACATGCTCAAGGTCTTTCACGCGGGCGGGCAGGATGTCGAAATCATCTTCAACCTGACCGGCAAGACGCCGCATCCGATCTTCGACACGCAGATCGGCCAGATGGCGCTCGGCCAGGCCGAACAGGTCGGCTATTCGAACCTCGTCGAAGCGTGGATCGGCGTGCAACTCGACAAGGGCGCGCGCTTCACCGACTGGAGCCGGCGTCCGCTCGACAAGCGCCAGATCGATTACGCGATCGGCGACGTCACGCACCTCGCCAAGATTTTCCCGATGATGCTCGACAAGCTGATCAAGACCGGCCGCGGCCATTGGCTCGACGAGGAAATGGAAAAGCTCGCCGACCCCGCCAATTACAGCGTCGATCCCGACAAGGCGTGGCAGCGGATCAAGATACCGACGCGCAAGCTCGACGTGCTCGGCCGGTTGCAGGCGCTGGCAGCGTGGCGCGAGCGCGAGGCGCGCTCGAAGAATCTGCCGCGCGGCCGGATCGTCAAGGACGAGACGCTCGCCGACCTCGCGGCGCATCCGCCGAAGGATCAGGACGGGCTCGGCCGCGTCCGCGGCCTGTCGGCGACATGGCGCACCAACGACATCGGCGGCCGGCTGATGGACGCGATCGCAAATGCCAAGCCGATGTCGAAGGACGACCTGCCCGACCGCGCGCCGCGCGGCCCGGGGCTCGGCAAGGAAGGCACGCTGGTCGCCGACCTTTTGAAGCTGCTGCTCAAGATCCGGGCGCGCGAGCTCAATGTCGCGGCGCGCCTGATCGCGCGCAGCGACGATCTCGAGGCGCTCGCCGCGGGCGCACGCCAGGGCATCCAGATGATGGAGGGCTGGCGCTACGACGTCTTCGGCCACGCCGCACTCGACCTCGTCGAGGGACGGATGGGCTTTGCCGTCAAGAACGGCAAGCTGGTGATGAGCGAGATCGACGCGGCGGTGGCGGCGGAGGTTTAG
- a CDS encoding FAD-binding protein — MPVVKLREEGRWTNYHGTGTCEAATRFALRSGDAERGRDEIAFAAKAVQDWLAEAAAARCRVRPLGAGWSPSNVNIASQSWLLHTRRFNRCFRIDAGDVRPGVDAASLMLVEAGALVDEVSDKLEAQGRSLWTSGAGNGQTFAGAAATGTHGSMIARGGIQDHIRAVQVVTPGGIHWIEPHTGVMSDAFIAATGSTVLRDDDVFAAAQLPVGSLGIITALVVDSVPKFLVRPIQNLRKVDRAALGWLADGDFRRFSAAYALDRDPDFVQMIVNPYKPFKRPAMLRFLYREAWRDDYPRATPGQLGAGYDALSLLGRLLDDYPWARGPLLQFAMKMGYAAGPDVDDPPVYGSWGEGLDTHRPLADLFNASVTIDRADLARAFERICAVYARHGGSTVVTLRFMERAQGLLAPARFPHNAVIDFDGPRSQRTADAYARVIECLDAEGIAFTRHWAKSCHLDAARVAADYGEDFRRWRAARDRLMPDPAHRALFGSEVLDGLGLTC; from the coding sequence ATGCCGGTCGTCAAGCTCCGCGAGGAGGGCCGCTGGACCAATTATCACGGCACCGGCACCTGCGAGGCGGCGACGCGCTTCGCCTTGCGCAGCGGCGACGCCGAGCGCGGGCGCGACGAGATCGCGTTCGCCGCGAAGGCCGTGCAGGACTGGCTCGCCGAAGCCGCCGCCGCGCGGTGCCGCGTCCGGCCGCTCGGCGCGGGCTGGTCGCCCTCGAACGTCAATATCGCCTCGCAAAGCTGGCTGCTCCACACGCGCCGCTTCAACCGCTGCTTCCGGATCGACGCCGGCGATGTCCGCCCCGGCGTCGATGCCGCTTCCCTGATGCTCGTCGAAGCTGGCGCGCTCGTCGACGAAGTGTCCGACAAGCTCGAGGCGCAGGGCCGTTCGCTCTGGACCAGCGGTGCGGGCAACGGCCAGACCTTCGCGGGCGCCGCGGCGACGGGAACCCACGGCTCGATGATCGCGCGCGGCGGCATTCAGGATCATATCCGTGCGGTGCAGGTCGTCACGCCCGGCGGCATCCACTGGATCGAGCCGCACACGGGCGTGATGAGCGACGCCTTCATCGCCGCGACCGGCTCTACGGTGCTGCGTGACGACGACGTCTTTGCCGCGGCGCAGCTTCCGGTCGGCTCGCTCGGTATCATCACCGCGCTCGTCGTCGACAGCGTGCCCAAATTTCTCGTCCGCCCGATCCAGAATCTGCGCAAGGTCGACCGCGCTGCGCTGGGCTGGCTCGCCGACGGCGATTTCCGGCGCTTCTCGGCGGCCTATGCGCTCGACCGCGACCCCGATTTCGTCCAGATGATCGTCAATCCCTACAAGCCGTTCAAACGGCCCGCGATGCTGCGCTTCCTCTATCGCGAAGCGTGGCGCGACGATTATCCGCGCGCGACGCCCGGCCAGCTCGGCGCGGGCTATGACGCGCTCAGCCTGCTCGGGCGGCTGCTCGACGATTATCCGTGGGCGCGTGGGCCTCTGCTGCAATTCGCGATGAAGATGGGCTATGCTGCCGGCCCCGACGTCGACGATCCGCCCGTCTATGGCAGCTGGGGCGAGGGGCTCGACACCCACCGCCCGCTGGCGGACCTGTTCAACGCCTCGGTCACCATCGACCGCGCCGACCTTGCGCGCGCCTTCGAACGCATCTGCGCGGTATATGCGCGCCACGGCGGCTCGACCGTCGTCACGCTGCGTTTCATGGAGCGCGCGCAGGGCCTGCTCGCGCCCGCGCGCTTTCCGCACAATGCGGTGATCGATTTCGACGGCCCGCGCAGCCAGCGCACCGCCGATGCCTATGCGCGCGTCATCGAATGCCTCGACGCGGAGGGCATCGCCTTCACGCGCCACTGGGCGAAAAGCTGCCATCTCGATGCGGCGCGCGTTGCCGCCGACTATGGCGAGGATTTTCGCCGTTGGCGCGCCGCGCGCGATCGCCTGATGCCCGATCCGGCCCACCGCGCGTTGTTCGGCAGCGAGGTGCTCGATGGCCTCGGCCTGACCTGCTGA
- the aspS gene encoding aspartate--tRNA ligase, whose amino-acid sequence MHAYRTHNCGQLRAEDVGQNVRLSGWVHRKRDHGGLLFVDLRDHYGLTQIVADSSDAAFATLDGLRAESVVTITGDVVARSAETVNAGLPTGAIEVRARDVAVQSAAVELPMPVAGEQEYPEDIRLKYRFLDLRRERLHANILLRSNVIASLRRRMVEQGFTEYQTPILTASSPEGARDYLVPSRVHPGKFYALPQAPQMFKQLLMVAGFDRYFQIAPCFRDEDARADRSPGEFYQLDFEMSFVTQDDVFNAIEPVLAGVFEEFANGKSVTPAGSFPRIPYRESMLKYGNDKPDLRNPLIITDVSSHFAGSGFGRFADIVAAGDVVRAVPAPGTAEKSRKFFDDMNSWAQSEGFAGLGYATRKGGEWGGPIAKNHGPEKMDALAAELGLGPDDGLFFAAGKEAVAAKLAGLARTRVAEQLDLIDANKFEMCWIVDFPMFEADEDTGKIDFSHNPFSMPQGELEALETKDPLDILAWQYDIVCNGVELSSGAIRNHRPDIMYKAFEIAGYSQADVDANFSGMINAFKFGAPPHGGSAPGVDRIVMLLADEPNIREVVVFPMNQKAEDLMMGAPAPVSDKQLKELSIRLVDGPKS is encoded by the coding sequence ATGCACGCCTATCGCACCCATAACTGCGGCCAGCTTCGCGCCGAGGACGTCGGCCAGAATGTCCGCCTGTCGGGCTGGGTGCATCGCAAGCGCGACCATGGCGGGCTGCTCTTCGTCGACCTGCGCGACCATTATGGCCTGACGCAGATCGTCGCGGACTCGAGCGACGCGGCCTTCGCCACGCTCGACGGCCTGCGCGCCGAAAGCGTCGTGACGATCACCGGCGACGTGGTCGCGCGCTCGGCCGAGACGGTCAACGCGGGCCTGCCGACCGGCGCGATCGAGGTCCGCGCGCGCGATGTCGCGGTGCAGTCGGCCGCCGTCGAACTGCCGATGCCGGTCGCGGGCGAACAGGAATATCCCGAGGATATCCGCCTCAAATACCGCTTCCTCGACCTCCGCCGCGAACGGCTCCACGCCAACATCCTGCTTCGCTCGAACGTGATCGCGTCGCTGCGACGCCGCATGGTCGAACAGGGCTTCACCGAATATCAGACCCCGATCCTCACCGCCTCCTCGCCCGAGGGCGCGCGCGACTATCTGGTGCCGAGCCGCGTCCATCCCGGCAAATTCTACGCGCTGCCGCAGGCGCCGCAGATGTTCAAACAGCTGTTGATGGTCGCGGGCTTCGACCGCTATTTCCAGATCGCGCCCTGCTTCCGCGACGAGGACGCGCGCGCCGACCGCTCGCCGGGCGAATTCTACCAGCTCGATTTCGAGATGAGCTTCGTCACGCAGGACGATGTGTTCAACGCGATCGAACCCGTGCTCGCCGGCGTGTTCGAAGAATTCGCGAACGGCAAGTCGGTGACGCCCGCCGGCTCCTTCCCGCGCATTCCGTACCGCGAGTCGATGCTGAAATACGGCAATGACAAGCCCGACCTTCGTAACCCGCTGATCATCACCGACGTCTCCTCGCACTTCGCGGGATCGGGCTTCGGCCGCTTCGCCGACATCGTCGCCGCGGGCGATGTCGTCCGCGCCGTTCCCGCGCCGGGCACGGCCGAGAAGAGCCGCAAATTCTTCGACGACATGAACAGCTGGGCGCAGAGCGAGGGCTTCGCCGGCCTCGGCTATGCGACGCGCAAAGGCGGCGAATGGGGCGGTCCGATCGCCAAGAATCATGGACCGGAGAAGATGGACGCGCTCGCCGCCGAGCTCGGCCTCGGCCCCGACGACGGCCTCTTCTTCGCCGCGGGCAAGGAAGCCGTCGCGGCGAAGCTCGCGGGGCTGGCGCGCACGCGCGTCGCCGAGCAGCTCGACCTCATCGACGCGAACAAATTCGAAATGTGCTGGATCGTCGACTTCCCGATGTTCGAGGCCGACGAGGACACCGGCAAGATCGATTTCAGCCACAACCCCTTCTCGATGCCGCAGGGCGAGCTCGAAGCGCTCGAAACCAAGGATCCGCTCGACATCCTCGCCTGGCAGTATGACATCGTCTGCAACGGCGTCGAGCTGTCGTCGGGCGCGATCCGCAACCACCGCCCCGACATCATGTACAAGGCGTTCGAGATCGCGGGCTACAGCCAAGCCGACGTCGATGCGAATTTCAGCGGCATGATCAACGCCTTCAAGTTTGGCGCGCCGCCGCACGGCGGCTCGGCGCCGGGCGTCGACCGCATCGTGATGCTGCTCGCCGACGAGCCGAACATCCGCGAGGTCGTCGTCTTCCCGATGAACCAGAAGGCCGAGGATCTGATGATGGGCGCCCCGGCGCCGGTCAGCGACAAGCAGCTCAAGGAACTCAGCATCCGCCTCGTCGACGGCCCGAAGAGCTGA
- a CDS encoding alpha/beta hydrolase: protein MTDPREHRLETPEGDICWFEWGERGERASLLLLHATGFHARLWDQVVAALPAGTHVIAPDHRGHGRSYRPATLANWAATADVLLPLLDGLGGHPLAGCGHSMGAYILTRLASQRPAAFRHLVLIDPVIMDPALYEGESAKPIPDPASHPVARRRNTWSSAEEMRARFADRPPYANWDQRVLADYCTHGLLPAADGEGLELACPPALEASVYQNALRTDPHAWLHYLATPSTVIRAPTGERGGELDFSLSPTWSGLGPAIGAERDELWAEHSHFIPMEAPERVAALLADLL, encoded by the coding sequence ATGACCGATCCCCGCGAACACCGGCTGGAAACGCCGGAAGGCGATATCTGCTGGTTCGAATGGGGCGAACGCGGCGAGAGGGCTTCGCTGCTTCTGCTCCACGCGACGGGTTTTCATGCCCGGTTATGGGATCAGGTGGTCGCGGCTTTACCCGCCGGCACGCACGTCATTGCGCCCGATCATCGCGGCCACGGGCGCAGCTATCGCCCCGCGACGCTCGCCAACTGGGCCGCGACCGCCGACGTGCTGCTGCCGCTGCTCGACGGGCTCGGCGGGCACCCGCTCGCCGGATGCGGCCACAGCATGGGCGCCTATATTCTGACCCGGCTCGCGTCGCAGCGGCCGGCGGCCTTCCGCCACCTCGTCCTGATCGACCCGGTGATCATGGATCCCGCCCTTTACGAGGGTGAGAGCGCCAAGCCGATCCCCGATCCTGCAAGCCATCCGGTTGCGCGGCGCCGCAACACATGGTCCAGTGCCGAAGAGATGCGGGCGCGCTTCGCCGACCGCCCGCCCTATGCGAACTGGGATCAGCGCGTGCTCGCCGATTATTGCACCCATGGCCTGCTCCCCGCCGCCGATGGGGAAGGACTCGAACTGGCCTGCCCGCCGGCTCTGGAGGCATCGGTCTATCAGAACGCGCTGCGCACCGATCCGCATGCGTGGCTGCACTATCTCGCAACCCCTTCGACCGTCATCCGCGCGCCGACCGGCGAACGCGGCGGCGAGCTCGACTTTTCGCTGAGCCCGACCTGGAGCGGCCTCGGCCCTGCCATCGGTGCCGAACGCGACGAACTGTGGGCCGAGCATAGCCATTTCATCCCGATGGAAGCCCCCGAACGCGTCGCCGCGCTGCTTGCCGACCTGCTCTGA
- a CDS encoding polyphosphate kinase has product MTISLSDHETGAKYDGDYSDDLSALEDRLERLQAAHIIHGQRSVIMFEGWDAAGKGGIIQRLTASLDPRYFEVWPIAAPTDEEKARHFLWRFWKRLPGNREISIFDRSWYGRVLVERVEGFASEAEWRKGYDEINEFEAQLTGSRTNLVKLFVHITQEEQDKRFADRLDDPWKRWKTGTEDYRNRSKRKHYLAAMEEMFAQTNTRWAPWKVIDGNNKKAARIAALTHIAETLEAAVPMTPPDLDPAVVKLAGKAFGYKPKE; this is encoded by the coding sequence ATGACGATCTCGCTTTCCGACCATGAAACCGGCGCCAAATATGATGGCGACTATTCCGACGACCTTTCCGCGCTGGAGGACCGGCTCGAACGGCTTCAGGCGGCGCATATCATCCACGGTCAGCGCAGCGTCATCATGTTCGAAGGCTGGGACGCGGCGGGGAAGGGCGGGATCATCCAGCGGCTGACCGCGTCGCTCGACCCGCGCTATTTCGAGGTCTGGCCGATCGCCGCACCGACCGACGAGGAAAAGGCGCGCCATTTCCTCTGGCGCTTCTGGAAACGCCTGCCCGGAAATCGCGAAATCTCGATCTTCGACCGCAGCTGGTACGGCCGCGTCCTCGTCGAGCGCGTCGAAGGCTTTGCGAGCGAGGCCGAGTGGCGCAAGGGCTATGACGAAATCAACGAGTTCGAGGCGCAACTGACCGGCAGCCGCACGAATCTCGTCAAGCTGTTCGTCCACATCACGCAGGAGGAGCAGGACAAGCGTTTCGCCGACCGCCTCGACGATCCGTGGAAACGCTGGAAGACCGGCACCGAGGATTATCGCAACCGGTCGAAGCGCAAACATTATCTCGCCGCGATGGAGGAGATGTTCGCGCAGACGAACACACGCTGGGCGCCGTGGAAGGTGATCGACGGCAACAACAAGAAGGCGGCGCGGATCGCGGCGCTGACCCATATCGCCGAAACGCTCGAGGCGGCGGTACCGATGACGCCGCCCGATCTCGATCCCGCGGTGGTCAAGCTCGCGGGCAAAGCGTTCGGCTACAAGCCCAAAGAGTAG
- a CDS encoding J domain-containing protein: MSRAKRSDDWGFPRWRPYGSSRETQKVRLCDRHGCTNPGNCPAPKSPNSPERWYFCEAHAAEYNRGWDYFAGLSAEDAAARAAEEAQGARSYARAQHYAWGGAGDGSRSADEMRALELLGLDPDADFDAMKKAWRAYAKECHPDVKPGDAEAAKRFAAGQAAFEVLKQAEERKSWKPA; encoded by the coding sequence ATGAGCCGCGCCAAGAGATCCGACGACTGGGGTTTTCCCCGCTGGCGCCCCTATGGCTCGTCGCGCGAGACGCAGAAGGTGCGCCTGTGCGATCGGCATGGCTGCACCAACCCTGGCAACTGCCCGGCGCCCAAATCGCCGAACAGCCCCGAACGCTGGTATTTCTGCGAAGCCCACGCCGCCGAATATAATCGCGGCTGGGACTATTTCGCCGGCCTGTCGGCCGAGGACGCTGCGGCGCGCGCCGCCGAGGAGGCGCAGGGCGCGCGCAGCTATGCGCGGGCGCAGCATTACGCATGGGGCGGCGCGGGCGACGGCAGCCGCAGCGCCGACGAAATGCGCGCGCTCGAACTGCTAGGGCTCGATCCCGATGCCGATTTCGACGCGATGAAAAAGGCGTGGCGCGCCTATGCCAAGGAGTGCCACCCCGACGTCAAGCCCGGCGACGCCGAGGCCGCAAAACGCTTCGCGGCGGGGCAGGCGGCGTTCGAGGTGCTCAAACAGGCCGAAGAGCGGAAGAGCTGGAAGCCGGCTTAG
- the mtgA gene encoding monofunctional biosynthetic peptidoglycan transglycosylase codes for MATSSRARKRKLPWYLRPFKWLLWFVAISAAWVLVYAVVPPPVTFTMLADSNGIAKDWESLSNIDRNMVRAVIAAEDGKFCSHNGFDREAIEEAIERNAKGKKLRGGSTVSQQTAKNVFLWQGSGWARYVRKVPEVWFTFLIETIWGKRRIMEVYLNVAETGIGTYGVEAGAQRYFNHGAAKLTPREAARIAAILPLPKKREAISPSGFTRRYGNMITARIGVVRRDGLDACVYK; via the coding sequence ATGGCAACCTCCTCCCGCGCCAGGAAGCGCAAACTCCCCTGGTATCTCCGCCCATTCAAATGGCTGCTGTGGTTCGTGGCGATTTCGGCGGCCTGGGTGCTCGTCTACGCCGTCGTGCCGCCGCCGGTGACCTTCACTATGCTCGCCGACAGCAACGGCATCGCCAAGGATTGGGAAAGCCTCTCGAACATCGACCGCAACATGGTGCGCGCGGTGATCGCGGCCGAGGACGGCAAATTCTGCAGCCATAACGGTTTCGACCGCGAAGCGATCGAAGAGGCGATCGAGCGCAACGCCAAGGGCAAGAAGCTGCGCGGCGGATCGACGGTCAGCCAGCAGACCGCGAAGAATGTCTTCCTGTGGCAGGGCAGCGGCTGGGCCCGCTATGTCCGCAAGGTGCCCGAGGTCTGGTTCACCTTCCTGATCGAGACGATCTGGGGCAAAAGGCGGATCATGGAGGTTTACCTCAACGTCGCCGAGACGGGTATCGGCACCTATGGCGTCGAGGCGGGAGCGCAGCGCTATTTCAATCACGGCGCCGCCAAGCTGACTCCGCGCGAGGCGGCACGGATCGCCGCGATCCTGCCGCTGCCGAAGAAGCGCGAGGCGATCAGCCCGTCGGGTTTCACGCGGCGTTACGGCAACATGATCACCGCGCGCATCGGCGTGGTGCGGCGCGACGGGCTGGATGCGTGCGTTTATAAATAG
- a CDS encoding transporter translates to MPLRSVLLFAALAVAAPAHAAEDRRDLCPDRPGLGTPACTLDAGAVMLEVGIADWTLDRDAGSRTDSFAYGDALLRAGLTPSLEAQLGWTMLGHARERERTTGDTARRTGAGDIMLALRRNLRNPDGSGFAAAIMPYATLPVGGGGVGAGDWGAGLVVPVSFELGSISLSLSPHLDAAVDGDGDGRHLAYGSVAGVGFGVADDISMTAELSLTRDRDPGGHATEALAGLSAGWQAGDDSQWDVGANVGLNRDSSDVELYFGFARRF, encoded by the coding sequence ATGCCGCTTCGATCCGTCTTGCTGTTCGCCGCACTGGCCGTCGCCGCGCCCGCACATGCAGCGGAGGACCGCCGCGACCTTTGCCCCGACCGGCCGGGGCTCGGCACGCCCGCCTGCACGCTCGACGCGGGCGCGGTGATGCTGGAGGTCGGGATCGCCGACTGGACGCTCGACCGTGACGCGGGCAGCCGCACCGACAGCTTCGCCTACGGCGACGCGCTGCTCCGCGCCGGGCTCACGCCATCGCTCGAGGCCCAACTCGGCTGGACGATGCTCGGCCATGCGCGCGAGCGCGAGCGGACGACCGGCGACACGGCGCGCCGCACGGGGGCGGGCGACATCATGCTCGCGCTGCGGCGGAATCTGCGCAATCCTGATGGTTCGGGCTTCGCGGCGGCGATCATGCCCTACGCCACGCTACCCGTCGGCGGCGGAGGAGTCGGCGCGGGCGACTGGGGCGCGGGACTTGTCGTCCCGGTCAGCTTCGAACTGGGCTCGATTTCGCTCAGCCTTTCGCCGCACCTCGACGCGGCGGTCGACGGCGATGGCGACGGGCGGCATCTGGCCTATGGCTCGGTCGCCGGGGTCGGTTTCGGCGTCGCGGACGATATATCGATGACCGCCGAACTGTCGCTGACCCGCGACCGCGATCCCGGCGGCCATGCGACCGAGGCGCTCGCGGGCCTCTCGGCGGGCTGGCAGGCCGGCGACGACAGCCAATGGGATGTCGGCGCGAATGTCGGCCTCAACCGCGACAGCTCCGATGTGGAGCTCTATTTCGGCTTCGCGCGCCGCTTCTGA
- the rpoH gene encoding RNA polymerase sigma factor RpoH, with amino-acid sequence MANKSNVPAVVPALGGEASLNRYLAEIRKFPLLTPEQEYMLAKRFQEHEDSEAAAQLVTSHLRLVAKIAMGYRGYGLPVSELISEGNIGLMQGVKKFDPERGFRLATYAMWWIRASIQEFILRSWSLVKMGTTAAQKKLFFNLRRMKNNLEAFEDGDLSPEHVAKIATDLGVTEDEVVSMNRRMAMGGDTSLNVPMGEDGDSQWQDLLGDEGPLQDERVAEAQERDVRHALLNEALETLNERERHILTERRLTDDPKTLEDLSQVYDVSRERVRQIEVRAFEKLQKAMLKLAGDRRLITA; translated from the coding sequence ATGGCTAACAAAAGCAATGTTCCGGCAGTGGTGCCCGCGCTCGGCGGTGAGGCGAGCCTGAACCGCTATCTGGCCGAAATCCGCAAATTTCCTCTCCTGACGCCCGAGCAGGAATATATGCTCGCCAAGCGGTTTCAGGAGCATGAAGACAGCGAGGCGGCGGCGCAGCTCGTTACCTCGCACCTTCGCCTCGTCGCAAAGATCGCGATGGGCTATCGCGGCTATGGCCTGCCGGTCAGCGAGCTGATCAGCGAAGGCAATATCGGCTTGATGCAGGGCGTGAAGAAGTTCGACCCCGAACGCGGCTTCCGCCTCGCGACCTACGCGATGTGGTGGATTCGCGCCTCGATTCAGGAATTCATCCTGCGCTCGTGGAGCCTCGTGAAGATGGGCACCACCGCGGCGCAGAAGAAGCTGTTCTTCAACCTCCGCCGGATGAAGAACAACCTCGAGGCGTTCGAGGACGGCGATCTTTCACCCGAGCATGTCGCCAAGATCGCGACCGACCTCGGCGTCACCGAGGACGAGGTCGTGAGCATGAACCGCCGCATGGCGATGGGCGGCGATACGTCGCTCAACGTGCCCATGGGCGAGGACGGCGACAGCCAGTGGCAGGACCTGCTCGGTGACGAAGGCCCGCTGCAGGACGAGCGCGTCGCCGAGGCGCAGGAACGCGATGTGCGCCACGCGCTGCTCAACGAGGCGCTCGAGACGCTCAACGAGCGCGAGCGCCACATCCTGACCGAGCGCCGCCTGACCGACGATCCCAAGACGCTCGAGGATCTGAGCCAGGTTTACGACGTCAGCCGCGAGCGCGTGCGCCAGATCGAGGTGCGCGCGTTCGAAAAGCTGCAAAAGGCGATGCTCAAGCTCGCCGGCGATCGGCGTCTGATCACCGCCTGA